The Erinaceus europaeus chromosome 17, mEriEur2.1, whole genome shotgun sequence nucleotide sequence ttatgaatcattgttcctgaataaagaaatacagcttccctgcccagccgttgtctccgtgtctctgttacctgccgtgaagctatcctggccagctagagccgccgaatatTTTAACAACAACTGTCAACATTTATAATGCTGCTAGTGATACAGGAATGAGATTATAGATAAATCTTAAAATGTATGTTTATATTAACAATGAGGATTAGGGCAACTTTTGCCATTAAAGTTCATCTCATGATCAAAGCATCATCTATTATaatttttgttcatttctttcttctttcagatagagagggagaaagaagggacagaagaaaggggcagagaggagagagagagagactacagcaccaaagtttccttgacCTGGGCTGTTCACATGGCAGAGAAGTGCATGCAGGATCCAAGCGAACTATTTTGCCTGTCATTTAagtgtttaaaaaacaaacacacaaacaaacaaacagagctGGCATATGGTGATGAAGGTTGagtctgggatctttggtgcctcaggcaaatatcttgttgttgttgttagtgatttaataatgattgacaaaattgtgggataagaggagtacagttccacacaattcccaccaccagagttccatatcccatcccctccactgtaagctaccctattctttatccctctggggttatagaccaaagatctttatggggtgcagaaagtgaaaggtctggtttctgtaactgcttctccacgtGACATGGACATCGACAGGTCAGTCCACATCCCCAGCTAGGCATGGAAGTATTTTTGTatggccattatgctatttctcccagCTTTCTTTATTTGAAGATTTATAAATGGTGTAGGTGagacaaagagtgagagagagtatcGGAACATTAAGCTCTCATAAGTGGCACCAAAGCTGGAACCTAGAACTTCATGTATGCAGTGAATACATTCTAAGCCTGAATCAGACAAACCCAGATTTTGTTCATTTCTTTAGTAGAGCAGGATTTTGTTTCATAACTATTAATGTAGTCCCTATTAGTGGAAATTGTGATATTCTATTGCAGTCTCTGCTCAATATGAATATGCTTCTGTTTTCAAGCCATTCGACATAAACTGTCCCACAACTTTGACATAAATTACGTGTCCCTAAAGCGTGCTTAACCATAAGTTACTCACCTGGCTGCAGAGAGAGAAGTAAACACCAAGATTGAGTCATGGGATCAGAACTCAGGACAATATCCAGCAGGGATAGGGAGATGCACAAGTAGTCATAATGGACCTGATTttctcagactgagaaaaaaaatgaatgaaagaatattAACAAGAGTTGGGTTCTGAACCCATAATACATTTCTTCTGTACCCAGGTAGGTGTCATTTCGTCCTGATTTGGAAAAGAAATATAACATTGCCACTTCTCTCTAACTCACAGAATTTGTGTCTGTAACTATAAAAACGATGTAATTCTAAAAACTTAACTATAAAAGGTTATCATTTTAGAGAAGTCAGTTGACATTTTCCCCTTGGATTTCTTTCTCTGGCACAGTTGAGGGTTCATAAAATTTTATCAGATTTAAATAAGACCTTTGTTTACCAACTAGCTTTAATACTCAAATGAATAACTGATGACCCAGTAGGCTCTGCAAGAAAACTAGTCTTTCTACAAGGATGTTATATTAAGTCACTTGTGGATTTCAAAGGCTACTGTATGGAGGTGTGTAGAGAATTATAGAAACACAGAGATCTCTGGGAATTTCCCCTGTGGGATATTATATGTCTCACCCACTTTCCCAGGAATATAGCAATTACATTGCCCATGGAGACCGTCATGGTTATCTTCATCCTAAgcactctttttattatttattatttcctgttTTTGCCAATTTATAATGCACCATTTACATATAGAAATAGCCATAATTTGAGCATATAGTTATGAGAATTGTATATAATGCATGATGAAATCACTTGCATCTAAACAAATTCCAATCAACCTCTTTTAATAAATCCTTTCTTCCAGTTATGACCTCTAACAATCAGTAAATTATTCGGTCTGAATAATTTTGCTTTTGTGAGAATATACTAGAATAAGCAAAATACCCCCTCCTAAAAATCTGAAATTTTGccagattaaaaaattattttatttttatttatgaaaagggaatactgacaaaaccataggataagaggggtacaactccacacagttcccaccaccagaactccatatcccatccccttcccgatagctttcctattcttaaaccaaggtcattatggggtgcagaaaggggaaggtctggcttctgtaattgcttccccactgaacatcggCGTCGACagctggattcatactcccagcctgcctctctctttccttagggagacagggctctggggaagcagggctccaggagacACTGGAggaattgtctgtccagggaagtacagttggcatcatggtagcatctagaacctggaggctgaaaaaagagttaacatataaagccaaattgttgactgatcatgaatctaaaggctggaatattgcagatgaagatctgaggtctccattttgaagatagctagtaggcctattttagttatattccaaaaggcacaTGActatattaggtttttttttgctgagcctgacctctgatatgcaggtgaatccaagttattgtctgggaagatgatgtcatggctggaaaaagggccagaaagctgaatcagggaagacagtagcttccaaatatgggaaaggtgtataaatattgtttataagccccattgatttgatgtggtctgggacccatactcagcttaggagcctatgtaacctctgcatccctgtaggtctgagctcacattctgtgatcatgagtaggaacattccaagctgccccaatttcaggacccatctttctcagttggtagatagagtatgttgttcatgctcccttcggaggatggaacattctttgccGCTGTtcatccaagctgagggcaaggtcctatgggagcctcacaaaggggtctattgtttgttcctgatggagatgacaatgcagagagggatctaagtcagaaagacaatgatgagtatgggatgatcctactcataaataaaagttgagaaatacgaacagaaagggaaatcaaaTTGAAAAATTCTTTCATATATACTTCCAAAATCTTATGTACCCATAAGGAAATACACAACCATATCCAATCAAACAGTTCAATAAAAATATTGTGAAAGTTGTAAGAGACAAGAAACATACATAAAATCTCACTAAGGTTACCACATAGTATCTTGTTGAAATCAATGGCATCTAGAGTCAGTGAGGGTACTGAAAGGTATTGAAAAGTTGTTAGTAGTTTGTCTATAGACAAATCTATCCTTTAAAAAAACCAATACATAGTAATTATTCCCAAGTGAGAGTTGGGCACTGGCAAacctacaataataaaaatctaaaaacaaatgTCCTTCAGACTGACATATAATAGTCTAAAGAAATtcataaaaattttattggggggaaggcagtagcacacctggttaagtgctcacatcacagtaagcaaaggactcaggttcaagccccctggtgccCATCTGCATGGAggaggctttatgagtggtgaagcagggctgcaggtgtctctctgtctccctctctatctccctttccctctcaatttctctgtctctatccagtaaacaaataaagggtTAAGAAGTAAAGATTATTGACAAAGATTACTATATAGCAAAATACATGGGAGATAAAATCAGCAAGTATATGGAAGACATGCACACTACTAGACAACAAGACTTAAACATATAGAAATAGCTCAAGTAAACATTCATTATAATTGCACAGAAACATTCTCCGGAATAAATCATTTGTTTATAAATCATGTTTTTGTCATGTTGTCAGGCTGGTGATGcaggataccaaaaaaaaaaaaaaaattactcagagACCCAAGTTAATTGTCTAAGAAAGTCTGGAATTGACTTCATTGAGTGTGTACCCCTATAGCCCTGGGGGAATTAAGTCCTGAGTCTTTTTACTTGCATGTTTTACAATACACCAAGAACTCCAATTTCTAAAGGAGCTGACTGAAGCAGGTGGCAGGAAAAACAGTAAGGACACAAGCAAACACTTTGGATAATTAGTGAGCAGTAATTGAACCTTAAATATTCTAGATCTAAACCCAGCATATAAACGACTGCTATACTTCAGCAAGTAACCAGTTTTTCCTTTCCCATATCAGGTCCAAAAGTCCCATGCTCCATTGCTTTCCAGGATTCTTTGCTCCTTGACCTAATTCATTTTTGAGGAATTTTCAGACTACTCACTGGGTACAGTCCTCTATGTGTTGAGTTATACATTAAGTATACAATAAGTCTGAAGTTATCACATGATCTGATATAATTGTTCCACTACAAGTcttaatcaaattaaattaaaaagactaaAGTCAAATGAAGCATCGACTACCTACAATGGACCAGTGATTGTCACATTCGCCTCCCACAATGATATGAAACCAGTCTCCATACACAGCATATCATCGcattgtggaattgtatccctcttatcctacggttttgtcaatgtttccttcttattttttgttctttttaaaaaattttttttttatttattccctcttgttgcccttgttgttttattgtagttgttgttgttgatgatgtcgtctcTGCTCTACCGTGTGGGTGAAGGAGATTCAAACCCAGCCCCAACTTCATTGGAAGAagttgatgctgtggtctctttcatattctctctctttctctctctctctctctgcctcattgcctctgtctctttgtttctgggAAAGTCAGAAActacagtgatgacaaaaaaaatctaCCCCAAGACACGTTTAATTATTTTGTAGGATGAGAggcaatttccttttttctttctttctcttccttcctcccttcctttcctcctttcctcctttctttctttctctttctttctttctctttctttccttctttctttctttctctttctttccttctttctttctttctttctctctctctctctctctttctttctagtttttttatttataaaaaggaaatatcagggagttcggcagtagcacagcatgttaagcgcaggtcatgcaaagtgcaatgactggcgtaaggatcctggttcaaaccccctgctccccacctgcaggggagtcacttcacaggcggtgaagcaggtctgctggtgtctctctttctctccccctctctgtcttctcctcctctctccttttctctctgtcctatccaacaatatatatatatatctaaatgactaaatttatatatatatatatgaaaaaggcaCAGACTAGAGAGACAAAAGATTGGCGTTTCCAGGGGCCTGGGGTAAGAGGAATGACTGGACAGAACATACAGAAATCTTTCAGGTAGTGAAAATACTCTGGTACTATAATGGTGAAACACTTATCAAACCCATACCTTGGACAATACTGAGAGAATTCTAAAGCAAGCTGTTAAATATGtatgactattttcttttttgaaaattgtAATATAAGAATATTGAATCTGCCCTATGACTCAGTCAACACAACATGGTAATCTTTCCGGATGTGATGTTTATGCATTTTTTCAACAAGCTATGCCACAGGGcatgcatttattttaaaatatatgatgCAACAGTTGTTCACCAAAAGAAAAATTATGATCAGATATAGTTTTATATCTAATATCTCAAGTAGTGAATtaagtattttattaaaaaatagctAGGTAGAGGGGCACAAAACCTTAGTGGTGAAttctgtgtggaactataccctgatagtcttttataaagcactattaatcactaATGAAGTTATATTGAATTTAAAAGCTAGTTATGctgcattttttttccctgacgTTCCTACTCTAACGTGGCCCCTTTCCTCAAGGGATTATTCATGAATGTCTTCcacttatattttattagtgtgtGGTGGAAAAATGTAAGTGGAAGCAAGTCGATTAATTGTCACTAATAAGGTTTGATAAGCAGGTCTTAAAatgtttaattcttcttcttggTCATCCTTGTTGAGATATTATATTCCTGCATATGCTTTCTTGTACTGGGCTATACACTTTTCAAGTTGTACGGGAGTTATTTCAGGAGTTTAAATACAGTTTTAGAGTTTAGAAATAACTTGTACTGAGAAAGTCTGAgatgaacaaaaccatagtattGTGCATATTCGAATGTTAAAATCCCAACCGTTTTGAAAACCTTGACCTCTCAATCGTGTGCTTGAAGGCATTCTTGACTTCTTTGTTCCTCAGGCTGTAGACCAGAGGGTTCAGCATAGGGATGATCATGGTGTAGAACACAGATGTGATTTTATCTGTGTCCATGGAATGACTGGAGCTGGGCAGTAAGTACATGAAGATGATGGTTCCATAGAAAATAGAGACAGTGGTGAGGTGGGAAGCACAGGTGGACAAAGCCTTTTTATGTCCCTTAGTTGAGTGCATCTTCAAGATAGTGATAAATATAGAAATGTACGAAATAAATATCACCAGAAGagcaaaaaatatattaaaggttGAAATAGAGACAAGCACCATTTCATTAAAGTGTTTATCAGAGCAAGAGAGGGCAAAGACAGCTGGAACATCACAGAAAAAGTGATGGAGCACATTGGACTTACAGAAAGAGAGGCTGAAGATGTCCCCGACATGGATCACAGAATTCAGGAAACCACAGATGTAAGAGCCTATGGCCAGACGTGTGCATATACTGGTGGTCATGATGGTGGTGTAATGAAGGGGTTTGCAGACTGCTGCATATCGGTCATAGGCCATTGAGGCCAACAGATAATTTTCCACAGTGGCGAATGTTACAAAAAAGAACAGCTGAGCAGCGCATGCGTTGTAGGAGATGATCTTGTCTCCTAGAAGGAAACCAGCCATGACCTTGGGATTGACAGTTGATGAGGAGCCAAAGTCCACCAGAGAAAGGTTGCTGAGGAAGAAGTACATAGGAGTGTGGAGACGAAAGTCAATGAAAATCAAAAGGATCATCCCCAGGTTTCCAACCACATTGAAGAGGTAAATGAGAGTGAACACTATAAAGAGTGGCATCTGCAGTTCTGGGGCATCGGTGAGCCCCAGGAGGAAGAACTCTGTCACGGCTGTCTGGTTATCCATCAGCACTATTTGAACTGAGGTGACctgtgaaagaagaaaagaaaaacctaagaaaacaCAAGAGACATTACAATGAATTGGACATGTAGAAATGTTCTATGCAGAGTTTTACTAACCACTTGTTCAATGGGTAGGGTTGCTTTTAATGGCACCATTAAATTTATTAAATGTTGGGGAATTTGTGTGATAGTTTAGCCACACCACTGTTAGTACATTGAAACGTCCCAGTAAGAATGATCAGACTAGAAGGAAAGAGTGCAGCTGTAATTGGATTTTGCTCATTCATAGTCTCTCTCACCTTACTGCTCTTTTGGCTTGGAAATGAGTTTTATTACATGTTCAAGACTGTGATATTCTGTGATTGAGTTACTAGCTTCATAAgagttattataattatttttttcaacgTTAGTATCACTTTACTGAGAGAGTATTGATTTAAAGGACACTTATTCAAGAGGGTGCATTTTCAgttttccccaagataggtgtctataCATCTTTTTTACAACAACCTGGTCCCCccgtccccctctctctctcccctttctgtcactttctcttgttttctaccaaagcactgctcagctctagcttatggtgattgggggtggggggcacatagtgaacctgggactctggagcctcaggcatgagagtctctttgcataatcattatgctatctacccccacaccacCCCTCTTTTTATGTAGTGATAGAGATCatacttagagcctcaggcaagcaaAGCAGACTTTCTATCACTGGGTCACCTCCTTGTCCCTTCCCCTCAATGCTGAAAGAGTAATCTTATCACTCATTTTCTTATTTAACCTCCAATGGGATAACAACTGATTGTGAATATGACGAAATTTCTAGCTACTCAACAGAGCATCTTATACCTCATTTTAATTCATTTCCTTGAGTGAAGAGGCAGGATATTTTATGGATGTATTTCATCTAATGGAAATTGTAGCATGCAAATTCCAACCTCACCTTCCTACTTTAGAAGAAATGTCTGAAATAACTATTTCTGTGTTCAACTACGTGTACATTGTCTGTGTAGCTTTCCTGCTGCATTTGTAGGAATTATATTTTTGACTAATTTCATACATAGAAGTGGTTGTTCACTTTGCTCCTTGAAGATAGTCAGTTCTGAACAGTGACTCTGTAACCAGAAATTTAgccatgggggtcgggcggtggcgcagtgggttaagcgcatgtggcgcaaagctcaaggactggtctaagaatcccggttcgaggccccggctccccacctgcagggaagttgcttcacaggcggtaaagcaggtctgcaggtgtctttctctcccccctctctctgtcttcccctcctctctccgtttctctcacGAACAACATctacaatggcaataacaataaccacaacgaggctacaacaacaagggcaacaaaagggggaaaaaatggccttgaggagtggtggattcatggtgcaggcaccgagcacagcaataaccctgtctGAAAAATGATAAGGAAGCTTTACTACAGGTAGTGGTAAAAGTGTGCCACGTTCTCCAAGGCACGGAACCAAGAGAAAAACATCAAAAAGGAAGCAGGGCTCACGTTCTCCCGAATGTTCCATTCATTCTTCTCTAATCTTCACTGTGCTCTTAGAAGAATCACTTACCTTCTCCTTCTTTGTAAAGTGACCTGACAATATTACTTCTGTCAGATTCAAAGAATCAAGTCTGTAAACTGCAAAGGAGAGATCTCTAAGACAGCTTGATAAGGGGGTATCTTTTTAAAGTCACTGAAGATAATGTTTTTCTTAGGGTGGTTCCCTTGGCCATGGCTGCAGTCTTGGAGCAATTACTTAAGTAGAGAAACTGCCCATGGGCAGTGACAACTGTTAATATTCTAAGGAATGTCAGGCGATGAAAGGACCCAGAGCTCAGTCTGACCCTACTAAAATAATGGCATGTCGTGTGTTGTTAGTATTGCATCAGCTAAAACAAGACACTCAAGAGGCAATTGTAAAGACTGAATTCTCATGAGGTTCTCCCTTGCCTCATCCTGCCTTCCTAAGGAAGAAGCAAACAGCCTGTGGGGAACCAGACATATACACTGAGTCTGCATGCTTATTTTGCTattccttgcttttttttcttttcaatctctAAATGTGTCATCCTCAAGCAATAAGACCCACAGCTCTCATAAATAGTGCTAAGAATTTGTTCAGATGGGTGGGATTATGTAACTACTAGCCAACTAGAGCAACAGAACTCTTCCATCATGGCAACAACATCCAAGATTCTTTGAGGGCAACTCCTTTTCCCATCCACTGCTCTCTGGAAAACAATTTTTAGTGAatatgatgttcttttttttgtattattgatttaataatgattgacaagattgtgataagaagggtacaattcctaaCAATTCAgagttcccctcccctccattaaaagcttccctattctttataactCTGGGAATATGGTCCAAAGATAGTTATAGGGGGCAGAAGGTGGATAAtgtcctgtttttttaaaatggagTTAACTAGAATTCTAGCTTGTGTCAGCTTTGTGTCTTCAGTGCAATGCATCAAGGATTCGCCAATattagtttttgggttttttttgttttgttttttaccagtaaTGGGAtatgttatttcattttatagACATTACAGAATACGCATCCAGTCTAGAGGTTAGGGGCACTGTCCTGGTTCTGTTTGGGGATTATGAATAAAACTGATCTAAGCATGTACCTAAAGGTTTTTCTACGAATTTAGATTTTTATTGCATTTGCTAAGTAAATGTAGGAAGGAATGCTTGGTCACATGGCTAATGTCTCTTGAGTGTATGTTTAATTAAAGAAActgtaaaaccttttttttttctttctgaattttctCCACTGTTTTGTTCCCACTTCCTAGACATTCCAGTTCCCAGTGTGAACAGAAGCAATCAGGAGACCACAGATGTAAGATT carries:
- the LOC103110312 gene encoding olfactory receptor 5B2-like — its product is MDNQTAVTEFFLLGLTDAPELQMPLFIVFTLIYLFNVVGNLGMILLIFIDFRLHTPMYFFLSNLSLVDFGSSSTVNPKVMAGFLLGDKIISYNACAAQLFFFVTFATVENYLLASMAYDRYAAVCKPLHYTTIMTTSICTRLAIGSYICGFLNSVIHVGDIFSLSFCKSNVLHHFFCDVPAVFALSCSDKHFNEMVLVSISTFNIFFALLVIFISYISIFITILKMHSTKGHKKALSTCASHLTTVSIFYGTIIFMYLLPSSSHSMDTDKITSVFYTMIIPMLNPLVYSLRNKEVKNAFKHTIERSRFSKRLGF